In Planococcus citri chromosome 4, ihPlaCitr1.1, whole genome shotgun sequence, the genomic window tcaaaaatagGTATAAGCATTAGGGTagatctccaaaaaaaaaaaaaaaaaaaaaaaaaaaaactgtcagcagtttttgaccaaattgagcAGAAACCTCCGTTTTGAATTGACAGTTAATAGTCGGGACAATTTTTAGCTCCAGAGATGTCTCTGAAGGGGTGATGTGAGCCCTCAAAGATGtgtcatttcgaaaaaaacgctgttttttgGCTCCTGTCACTACCTaaccagttttggaaaaaattgctcagTTACAAATGGaactatttgagattctgcttcAATCTGGGCCACGAACGTCAAAATTAATGTTCttcgagaattaaaaaattacctattgcCTGGATGAACaaaatcgaattcaagttgttaactttgctttattttttcattatcttCTTCGTTTATTGATATTTACTTACGTCTTATGTAAGGTATGTCAGCACACGTTTAAaagagcaataaaaaaaatgacaacataaaatttaccaatttactttattccaaaaatttatactaCACATAATATCAGTAATATCTAATTTACCTTCAAAGTCGATTTCACTCACTTGGTGGTTAATAATTAACACTCCGTGTCCAAATTCCTATTATGGGGGAGGGGAGGCTTTATGTTGGTGCTAATTATTGGTATTAGTTAACTGACGTGTGAGTTGTCATTTCATACTCATACTCAATCGTTGCGCCAATCTTTGAATTATTTCATTAGCTAGATGAACATTTGATATCaacatatttttccattctgtGGTACTCAGCACTTGAACTGAGTTTTTAACGATGAAATCGATCGCCTTCGATTTCAACTCATTCGAATGGCGGGTATCCGCCAATTGCAGCGTATTTATTGCATTTTCAACTGACAATGATCCTTCCAACAATGTCGAACACGAGTTTTTCAACCCATATAGCTCATATTCATCAGCTACGACTAATAATCTGCCCGCTAATTTGTTTACAGCTTCACATTTTCCAGTATAAATATATTGTAACATTGCTTTCATTACGTCttcatcaaaatatgtactattcattatgattttattacgttttttacCATATTCCTCGTCCAAGTCTTCGAACAAGCGTGCGAAAACTCTACTACGAGCAGCCAAAACAGCTTTATGAGCTAAATAACTTTTACCATTAACTGATAACTTCACATCTGCGAATTTGGGATTTTCTAGTAATGAATTCAAGTTATTGGATAGATCACATTTTACAATATTGGGTTCGAATGAGCTGATAGGCGTAAAGTTGCTGCATTGAATAAAACAGGATATTTGCAGGGAAATAGTCAATTTATCGTCCACTAGCAATTGATTTCGAAAATCATCATCTATCTTGCAGAATTCGTCCCACTTAATTTTATTACCGTTCACAACGAgttcttccaatttttcttttgatcGGACCTCTTTGAGTTGGTTATCGATAATGGAGGCTTTGACTTTTACGATTGCTTTTTCAAAAGAAGCGTTGCTTAATCTGACATATAACTCGAAATTTTCTTTACGATTGTTCAATTCAAATCCTACTATCCAGGAAAACTTTGTATTTTGGGAAGTTGGAAATTCCTTACATTTGAAAGAATATGCTGACAGGGAACTAAAATAAGGAAGCGTCCAATTGTATCTTATTTCGTATGGTTCTACGTCAGAAGTCCACAAGATCAAATTGTCTTCTTTCAATAGCGTCGCAGGAGTTGCATTTGTAGATTGATGCTGTAAAATACGTAATGATATTCATTATAAGTGTAAAGATTGAAACGTTTGCAATTCTTACTTATTTCACAAAAAGTTGAACACTTTTTCAATGAGCATTATTAATCAAATACCTTGGTGAAATTCTCATTCTCTGGAAGTGCAACCCCTAAGATACGAGCCAACCAAGAAAGGGGGCGGCTTGTCTTGAGAAAGAGGAAGGGAGAAATTTGCCCATGGAATTGATTTGTAGGAGGTGTCACAAATTGAAAGACTTGAGATGAGTACCTACATAaccattgatttttcaattgtttaggAATCTACTCGCAAAATTGTAAGACTCTcaataagtatttgaaatttttcatcccccccccccccacctacaATATGTACTTAAACTACGGATGAAAAGATATTGTCGAATTTAATCCATAATCTTCTTTATAAAGataatcgtgaaaaaaaaatacaatctatCAAAATGCAATTATAAGaaactagggggctccgcccctGGGCCACTTCGCAGCCCCAACCCCCGGCTCGTTATaagaaataagttgaaaattgtcTACTTTGGATTCAGATTTCTACCTAGGATGATCACATATTTGTTTCCGTATCTTCCAATGTACGGAACagagaatataaaaaaaatattctagcGCTGTTGTATAAATGTATAATACCTATGTTCttacttgaataaaaatgaagactGCAAAGGGAAATAATGTAAACCAGTTCCTATTTAACACATTCATATTCACTcaaattaatagaaaaaaaatctattttgaccaaataataattttaaaatgatggaTAATTCTGTTCATAAAATCACATCGACTCATTCCATTTAAATATTTGTTCATAAGGTTGAAAGAATAAactgttgaaaatatgtatcttATCCCTATTAATATCAACTTGCTTTCAATTTAATGCACCCGGAAATACCTTCATCAAAAGTATATAATATTCATCTAATCGGATTGATTAAAAATAGttctaatcattttttaaattcgtattCATCAAAACAACGTACGTATGAGTAATTGAGTAACTGAATTTCTTGATAAGATTTCTGACAAACCCATTAGATTTTACATTTATTTCTCTGATAATCGTTCAATCATCTTCAGCTGTTTCGTAAATTCTGAGTCTTGTTAATGATAATACCTATCAAGATAAGGTATTTGGATTGTATAGTTGTCAAGAATACCATCCTGAGATGAGCATACGAGGTCATTAAGATCTGAAGTAGAAGTGATTTTTCAGGAAGGGGACCAATAGCACGAATTggtccattttttaaaacactttacCCACTGAATTGATCCTAAATGAAGAGGACACATACATAATGTAAAGCATATAGGTATAGCTGGGCTcagataaaaatataaattggatgttaataaaattgcataactagtttgccgtaaatactcGTACGTGTCATGATCCACTTCATAtcaacttgaattgaaaaatggaagtcTAAAGTTCCAATTTcgtgtggattttttttacaagtaatTTTCTTTGATGATCTGGGAAATCATTATCATATTTTCGCCTAACCCTTTTCAAAGGGGCGGAAAAAGATTCTCGTAAAACATTAACAGATTTACTGGGAACTACAAATTTTTACATAGTAACTTATTTTTGAAGGTTTATTATATCATAAGACTAGTTGAACTCAGAGAAAATCTGTTTTCTTGCAATGAACAAATTTAATAATGCCATTAAAACTTTAACCTGATCAAATAGACAGACGGAATTGGATTTAGATAATGTCCAGATCTGCATGGATCTCATCAGATCCATGATCTAATCAGTTCTCGTTAAGCTCAGAGCTATTATTGAACACCTTATTTTACTcagatttttcatcgatttgttgacatcaattttttttttcaaaaatataaacgtTGATGtagatctcaaaaaaaaaaaatgtcagcagattttgaccaaattccgCAGAGACCTTCGTGTTAAATTGAAAGTTACTTAGAACATTTTTTAGCTCCATGTGAGCCCTCAATGATgtgacattttcgaaaaaaagcgcggttttttcgctcctgtcactaccaaacctgttttggaaaaaattgctcagTCACAAATggaagtatttgagattctacttCAATTTGCACTACTAACGTCAAAATTTATGTTTCTCAAGAATTaaacaattaggtacctattgcctGGATGAACAATATCGAATTCAAGTcgttaattttgcatttttttttcattgcctATTCTTTTGACATATACGTCTTATGTAAGGTAAGCCTAcgctgaaaaaagaaaaaaaaagaaatgacatcttgaaattcaccaatttactttgttccaaaaattaattccacaaaaattataggtattctATTATCACAGTAACTTAGGTAAATCTTTCCATTTACTGAATAGTCGAGCAAATAATTGACACATTTCATTAAGTAGCTGAGCATTGGACGCTACAGTACTTTTCCATTCAGTTGTATTGAAAACTTGCTCCACGTTTTCAACAATAAACTCCATCGTCTTGGATTTCAAATCTTCGTCGTGATACTTGTCTGCCAAAACCAACACATTTGCTGCATTTTCAACCGATATCGCTTCAATCATCGATTGCGAGCTAAGTGTTTTCAACTCATCTAGCTGAAAATTATTCGCAGCCGAAAATAATCCCTCAGCTAGTTCGTTTAGTTTCTCACATTTTCCGGTGTAAATATACCGTAACGTTTCGTTCATAATTTCTTCATTTATGCTTTGACTGCTTGTAGTGTTAATTCTGATGTGTTTGTAGTTTTGCCCACTCTTATAAATATCTTCAAATATATTTGCAAAAACTGGACTGCGTGAAGCCAAAATAGCTCTGTGGACCGGATATtctttattatcattatttaaaTATAGTACAGCGTCTGCAAATTTGGTATCCCCAAGTAATGAGCCTAAGTTATCGGACAGATAACATTTGGTGACATTGCGTTCACTTGGGATATTGGTACATCGAGAGTAATAGTAGAAAATTATCTCCACAGAAATGGTAATTCGTTCATGTATTAATTTACTATAATCAAACTCGGtgttggtgaaaaatttctCCCACTTGATTTCCCTAGTCTTACAGCCTACTACAGTCGGAAGTTCTCTCAACTCTTCTTGTGATCGTACTTCATTCATTTGCTTATCGTAAAGAGTAGCTTTGAATTTGGCAATCACATTTCCAATTTTACCATCGTCGTTCAATTGGAAGCTTAAAGAAAGGCATTTATCCatataatgaaaatatgattttactGTCCATTTGTACGTCTCATCTTCAGTAGTTGGAATATCAATAACAGTACATCCTATCAACGGAACAGCAGTCCAATTGTATTTTATTGTGCGAAATTTGGCATCTGCATTCCATAGAATTAGATTCTTTCGTTgtgataaaattgttgaagctGCGTTTGTTGGTTGATGCTGTAAATTAACGATAGATATACTCGTAAGACAAGTACATATATATCGTCTCCTTATCTTATAATGTACGGAatagagatttaaaaaatattctagtGTGGTTGTCTAATGTTCttacttgaataaaaatgaagaccGCAAAGGAGAATAATGTAAACCAGTTCTTATTTAACACATTCATATTCACTCGCAGATCAATGGAAAAAATCTATCTTGACAAAATAACTTTATAAAAAGATGAATAATTCTGTTCATAAAATCACATCAACTTTTTCCAGTTAAATATTTGTTCGTAATGTTGAGAAATAAACTGTTGAAAACATGTACCTTACCATTATTAATATAAacttgtttttaatttaatgcACCAGGAAATGCCTTCATCAAAAGTATTCATGTAATTGgattgattaaaaataagccaaatcattttttcaattttaattcatcgAATCAACTAacgagtaattttaatttcttgatAAGATATCTAACAAAAGCCATTAGATTTATGCATTAATTTCTCTGATAATTGTTCAACAATCTTCAGCTGTTTCGTTTTCAGTCAGTGAAAATATCgagtagggtcacgggtggttagttgtcaaattgcgtttttaaaaggatacatgaacgctatctccgcgaaaccttcataataactCCATGCTATACCTGCTAAtgttccaacatgcaaaattggaaacatagctttttatttggggatacagttttgaaaaaagtgattttacaggtgcgaagttacatatgttaaattggaacttttcgtttttaaacatcaaaaatttgtcaaaagtaaataaattatacatcaatttaaaggaaattttatcacggattcagtaatcacatgttcaattacaaaaaaatttgaaatgaatagaattttttggtacaaagatgaaaaccaagaagttgttagttgtcaaaaaagggagTAAGGTAAACCCGGGTGAGATGCCGCACcgggagagatgccg contains:
- the LOC135845877 gene encoding protein roadkill-like, with the protein product MNVLNRNWFTLFPFAVFIFIQHQSTNATPATLLKEDNLILWTSDVEPYEIRYNWTLPYFSSLSAYSFKCKEFPTSQNTKFSWIVGFELNNRKENFELYVRLSNASFEKAIVKVKASIIDNQLKEVRSKEKLEELVVNGNKIKWDEFCKIDDDFRNQLLVDDKLTISLQISCFIQCSNFTPISSFEPNIVKCDLSNNLNSLLENPKFADVKLSVNGKSYLAHKAVLAARSRVFARLFEDLDEEYGKKRNKIIMNSTYFDEDVMKAMLQYIYTGKCEAVNKLAGRLLVVADEYELYGLKNSCSTLLEGSLSVENAINTLQLADTRHSNELKSKAIDFIVKNSVQVLSTTEWKNMLISNVHLANEIIQRLAQRLSMSMK
- the LOC135844682 gene encoding speckle-type POZ protein B-like, whose amino-acid sequence is MNVLNKNWFTLFSFAVFIFIQHQPTNAASTILSQRKNLILWNADAKFRTIKYNWTAVPLIGCTVIDIPTTEDETYKWTVKSYFHYMDKCLSLSFQLNDDGKIGNVIAKFKATLYDKQMNEVRSQEELRELPTVVGCKTREIKWEKFFTNTEFDYSKLIHERITISVEIIFYYYSRCTNIPSERNVTKCYLSDNLGSLLGDTKFADAVLYLNNDNKEYPVHRAILASRSPVFANIFEDIYKSGQNYKHIRINTTSSQSINEEIMNETLRYIYTGKCEKLNELAEGLFSAANNFQLDELKTLSSQSMIEAISVENAANVLVLADKYHDEDLKSKTMEFIVENVEQVFNTTEWKSTVASNAQLLNEMCQLFARLFSKWKDLPKLL